Sequence from the Candidatus Omnitrophota bacterium genome:
GAAGATATTTTCAAAAAATGTTATGCTGAAAATTTTGTATTGATTCAAGCAGGGCAAGAGATGGAGGTTTGATAAAATGGCAAGGCAGATTTTAAAGGAACTAAAAGCGCATGCGCCATTTACAATATTTGGTGCAGCCACTGGAATAGCCATTATGATTTTTTCTTTAAAATTGCCTTATAAGGTTTCGTATAATGTCTTTTACATACTCCATCCTTTACATGTTTTTTTAAGCGCGTTAGTTACTGCAGCCATGTATAAACTCCACACGTGTTCTCGGATAGGGAGTAATTGTATTAAAGGAAAATGTAACTTCTGGGCTTTAATCATAATTGGCTATGTCGGTTCTGTGGGCATTGCTACCTTAAGTGACTCATTGATTCCTTACGTAGCTGAAACTATGCTTGGCATGCCTAATAGAGGAATCCATCTGGGTTTTATTGAAAAATGGTGGCTGGTTAATCCTTTAGCAATTATTGGGATAGCCGTAGCCTATTATAAGCCAACGACAAAATTTCCTCATAGCTTGCACGTACTATTAAGCACATGGGCTTCTTTGTTCCATATAATTATGGCTAAGGTAGGAGTTTTAAGCTGGTTGTCCAGTATGGCTATTTTTATTTTTCTATTCTTGGCGGTTTGGGTACCTTGCTGTGTAAGCGATATAGTTTTTCCGCTTTTGTTCATAAGAAAGCAAAATGATTAACGGAGGATTTTTATGCACGAGACAAGATTTATTAATGAAATATTTATTGTTTTAAGAGATAAACTGGCTAAAGAAAAAGCTACGCAACGGGTCATAGTTAATGTCCGGCTAAGTCCCTTTAGTCATGTCGCTGCTCATAGCTTGCAGGGATCTTTTAAGGAGTTAATAAAAGGGGAAAGCTTTAAGAATGTGCGCCTCAAAATTTTGCCCCTGGAGATCCTTTTAGAATGTAAAAATTGCAAGCGCAGCACCCGGATTACTAAAAGGGTGTTCGGTTGCCCTTTTTGTCATAGCGCGGATGTTAATATTCAAATGGATAAGGAATTTTTTGTTGAATCCATAGAAATTAAGCGTAAAGAGAAGGAGTAAAAAATGGGAATTAATATAAATGAAAGTAATTTCAAGCAAGAGGTATTGGAAGAAAGTCTGCCTGTTTTAGTGGATTTCTGGGCTGTATGGTGCGGCCCTTGCCTTAGGTTTGCTCCGGTAATCGAACAGATTGCTCAAGAGTATAAGGGGAAATTAAAAGTCTGCAAATTAAACGTGGATGAGGCTCCTCAGGCAGCTGCCAGTTACGAAGTTATGAGCATACCGACAATAGCGATTTTTAAGAATGGAAAAGTTGTGGACAAATTCGTTGGCGCGCTCCCTAAGGCAGAGCTTGCAGCCGTTATTAAGCCCTATATTTGATATAAATCTATTGGAGGTAATAGATGGAAGATATGCCGAAGGGTAGTAAAAGATTTACCCATACCCGGGCTGAGAAAGCAAAAGAGCTTATAGAGCTTGCCGGAAAGGGAAGCTTTATATTGAATTTCATTAAGAGTAAAATCAGCATTTACCCGGAAATAAGAATAGGGTAGAAAATTATATGACGAATTTTAAACAAATTGATGAAGCAAGAAAGATATTGGGATTAGAAGAAGAGGCTAGCCTAGAAGAGATTAAGGAAGCCTTTAGGCAGTTGGCCCTTAAGTACCATCCGGATAGATGTAAGGAGAAGGATAAGAAGCATTGCGAAGAGGTGTTTAAGAAGATAAATCACGCCAGAGATGTTATCGGAAGCTATTGCGCAAATTACCGGTATTCTTTTAAAGAGAAAGAAGTCAAGAAAAATACCATGTCAAAAGAGGAATACGAGCATCTTAAAAGGTTTTATGACGGCTGGTTCGGGGATTTAGATTTATGAGCGATGTTTTCGATAAATATTATAATAAGTACGAAGATTGGTATGATAAGCATAAATTCGCGTTTTTATCGGAATTAGAGGCAATTAAGAAAGTTTTCCCTTCAGAGGCGAAGGGGCTTGAAATCGGCGTGGGTACGGGAAGATTTGCCGCTGCTTTAGGAATAACAATAGGGATAGATGTTTCGGGCAGGATGCTTGATATCGCTCAAGAAAGGGGCGTTAATGTCAGAATGGCTTTTGGCGAAGATATCCCTTTTCTTAACGAGACTTTTGACTTTGTGGCAATTATTATTACTTTATGTTTTGTTGAAAATCCCAAAAAAGTCTTAGCGGAAGCATACCGTGTATTAACGAGAGCAGGGAAAATA
This genomic interval carries:
- a CDS encoding hydrogenase maturation nickel metallochaperone HypA — protein: MHETRFINEIFIVLRDKLAKEKATQRVIVNVRLSPFSHVAAHSLQGSFKELIKGESFKNVRLKILPLEILLECKNCKRSTRITKRVFGCPFCHSADVNIQMDKEFFVESIEIKRKEKE
- the trxA gene encoding thioredoxin, translating into MGININESNFKQEVLEESLPVLVDFWAVWCGPCLRFAPVIEQIAQEYKGKLKVCKLNVDEAPQAAASYEVMSIPTIAIFKNGKVVDKFVGALPKAELAAVIKPYI
- a CDS encoding DnaJ domain-containing protein, encoding MTNFKQIDEARKILGLEEEASLEEIKEAFRQLALKYHPDRCKEKDKKHCEEVFKKINHARDVIGSYCANYRYSFKEKEVKKNTMSKEEYEHLKRFYDGWFGDLDL
- a CDS encoding class I SAM-dependent methyltransferase, which encodes MSDVFDKYYNKYEDWYDKHKFAFLSELEAIKKVFPSEAKGLEIGVGTGRFAAALGITIGIDVSGRMLDIAQERGVNVRMAFGEDIPFLNETFDFVAIIITLCFVENPKKVLAEAYRVLTRAGKIIIGIVDKESFLGKYYRRKKSVFYKQAKFFSVKEVTDLLKETGFASFSYYQTIFVLPDEMSSVERPKRGFGKGGFVVISGKKMEKEIRLKPKRTWHICHTQPSPAEPHRVFNS